The Cellulomonas sp. S1-8 genome has a window encoding:
- a CDS encoding spermidine synthase, with protein MAARRRDTSSRRPPTSRSAPVAPTWPTGPVPVATGTVEVLPEPGRPRAATLLVNGVPSSFVDLDDPGLLDFEYMQQAGAVVEVVAARRPDLTVLHLGAGGCALARALAHRHPGARQLAVELDGDLARLARDWFDLPRAPQLRLRTGEARAELTRLADATYDVVVRDVFAGDRTPDHLTTLEFTREVRRVLRAGGVYVANCADRPPLALARTEVATLGAAFAHVGVVAEPAQLRGRRYGNLLLIGTDDPDLLDDPRLARTLRTLPVPARLLTGPESRTLAGATSPRHDPPPDLPPAAPLREPAGA; from the coding sequence GTGGCCGCCCGCCGTCGTGACACATCCTCCCGCCGACCACCGACATCGCGGTCGGCACCGGTCGCACCCACGTGGCCGACCGGCCCTGTCCCGGTCGCGACCGGGACGGTCGAGGTGCTCCCGGAGCCCGGCCGGCCGCGCGCGGCGACGCTGCTCGTCAACGGCGTGCCCAGCTCGTTCGTCGACCTCGACGACCCCGGGCTCCTCGACTTCGAGTACATGCAGCAGGCGGGGGCCGTGGTCGAGGTCGTCGCGGCGCGTCGGCCGGACCTCACGGTGCTGCACCTCGGGGCCGGCGGGTGCGCGCTCGCGCGTGCGCTGGCGCACCGCCACCCCGGTGCCCGTCAGCTCGCGGTCGAGCTCGACGGCGACCTCGCACGCCTCGCGCGCGACTGGTTCGACCTGCCGCGCGCACCGCAGCTGCGGCTGCGGACGGGAGAGGCGCGCGCCGAGCTGACGCGCCTGGCCGACGCGACGTACGACGTCGTCGTGCGGGACGTGTTCGCGGGCGACCGCACACCGGACCACCTGACGACGCTCGAGTTCACGCGCGAGGTGCGGCGCGTCCTGCGGGCCGGCGGCGTCTACGTCGCGAACTGCGCCGACCGTCCCCCGCTCGCGCTCGCCCGCACCGAGGTGGCCACCCTCGGCGCGGCGTTCGCCCACGTCGGGGTCGTCGCCGAGCCCGCACAGCTCCGTGGCCGCCGGTACGGCAACCTGCTGCTCATCGGGACCGACGACCCGGACCTGCTCGACGACCCGCGGCTGGCACGGACGCTGCGCACGCTCCCGGTACCCGCGCGCCTCCTGACCGGTCCCGAGTCGCGCACCCTGGCCGGCGCCACGAGCCCACGGCACGACCCGCCGCCCGACCTACCGCCCGCTGCGCCGCTGCGCGAGCCCGCCGGCGCCTGA